One window of Solwaraspora sp. WMMA2056 genomic DNA carries:
- a CDS encoding FxLD family lanthipeptide yields METTEIEEFDLDITLVDAGPATGGYATNTDDNCGSGNTGSNACSGGGK; encoded by the coding sequence GTGGAGACCACGGAAATCGAGGAGTTCGACCTGGACATCACCCTGGTCGACGCCGGCCCCGCCACGGGCGGGTACGCGACCAACACCGACGACAACTGCGGCTCGGGTAACACCGGGTCGAACGCCTGCTCCGGCGGCGGCAAGTAG
- a CDS encoding adenylosuccinate synthase has translation MPAIVLLGAQWGDEGKGKVTDLLGERVHYVVRFSGGNNAGHTVITPDGQKYALHLMPSGALSPNAMIIIGNGVVVDPKVLLTEIDGLAERGVDVSRLRISGDAHLIMPHHRALDRVVERYLGSSRIGTTGRGIGPAYGDKVARMGIRVQDLLDPGILRKKLELALREKNQILFKVYNRKGIDLDAVVEEYLGYASRLRPHIAETRAMLWDALDRGETVLLEGAQATMLDMDHGTYPFVTSSNPTSGGACVGTGIPPTAITKVIGVTKAYTTRVGSGPFPTELFDANGEHLRKVGVEYGTTTGRERRCGWFDAVVGRYAVRLNGITDLVVTKLDVLTGLPKVPICVGYEIDGERFDDMPMTQTGFHHAKPIYEEHDGWWEDITKARTEAELPTNARRYVERIEELCRAKVSVVGVGPGREENVVRHELL, from the coding sequence ATGCCAGCGATCGTGCTGCTCGGCGCGCAATGGGGTGACGAGGGCAAGGGCAAGGTTACCGACCTGCTCGGTGAGCGGGTCCACTACGTGGTGCGGTTCTCCGGCGGCAACAACGCCGGACACACCGTCATCACCCCGGACGGCCAGAAGTACGCCCTGCACCTGATGCCCTCGGGGGCGCTCTCCCCGAACGCGATGATCATCATCGGCAACGGGGTCGTGGTAGACCCGAAGGTCCTGCTGACCGAGATCGACGGCCTGGCCGAACGCGGCGTCGACGTCTCCCGGCTGCGGATCTCCGGCGACGCGCACCTGATCATGCCGCACCACCGGGCGCTGGACCGGGTCGTCGAGCGCTACCTCGGGTCGTCGCGGATCGGCACCACCGGTCGGGGCATCGGGCCGGCGTACGGCGACAAGGTCGCCCGGATGGGGATCCGGGTCCAGGACCTGCTCGACCCCGGCATCCTGCGCAAGAAGCTGGAGCTGGCGCTGCGGGAGAAGAACCAGATCCTGTTCAAGGTCTACAACCGTAAGGGCATCGACCTCGACGCGGTCGTCGAGGAGTACCTCGGCTACGCGTCCCGGCTGCGTCCGCACATCGCCGAGACCCGGGCGATGCTGTGGGACGCCCTGGACCGGGGCGAGACGGTGCTGCTCGAAGGCGCGCAGGCCACCATGCTGGACATGGACCACGGCACGTACCCGTTCGTCACCTCGTCCAACCCGACCTCCGGCGGGGCGTGCGTCGGCACCGGGATCCCGCCGACCGCGATCACCAAGGTGATCGGGGTGACCAAGGCGTACACCACCCGGGTCGGCTCCGGGCCGTTCCCGACCGAGCTGTTCGACGCCAACGGCGAGCACCTGCGCAAGGTCGGCGTCGAGTACGGCACCACGACCGGGCGGGAGCGCCGCTGCGGCTGGTTCGACGCGGTCGTCGGCCGGTACGCCGTACGGCTCAACGGCATCACCGACCTGGTGGTCACCAAGCTCGACGTGCTCACCGGCCTGCCGAAGGTGCCGATCTGCGTCGGCTACGAGATCGACGGCGAGCGTTTCGACGACATGCCGATGACGCAGACCGGGTTCCACCACGCGAAGCCGATCTACGAGGAGCACGACGGCTGGTGGGAGGACATCACCAAGGCCCGCACCGAGGCGGAGCTGCCGACCAACGCCCGCCGCTACGTCGAACGCATCGAGGAGCTGTGCCGGGCGAAGGTCAGCGTGGTCGGGGTCGGTCCGGGCCGTGAGGAGAACGTCGTCCGCCACGAGCTGCTCTGA
- a CDS encoding chromosome partitioning protein has translation MAVPVVPVAPPPTAAASQPPPHDVAPTPQPGDGNGRAVERDPGLPHSPTSPWAQPPRRLTPPTDTGDNDQRGGLPPAPRRSPEQPTSASASAEQFAPAEQFAPESAGRPHPSSPRPGPTHPSPPHPGPSRPAPPPGQTPTPPGPPPPPGPPPSPPAAGMGQPADPWAPADAGPPAATGWDDWTPADGGGWSPPQPMAYQQVVPGVTELPRQPYEEAPGVHRIPSPPTPPQQPVPPQQPVPPPQPVPPPQPVPPAAGYPPAAGTGYPQPPAVTYPVPPAVAGPYPPAPPHGQPDPHAGWVGDGFAPTAEEFAQRRAVKPANPVATMGMRAALNRTTLGLVKLPPGQQEQEIRRDIEMVRRNFGGLRQVTVVNPKGGAGKTVAILMLAMTFGQKRGGYVLAWDNNETQGTLGMRAQQDFHSRTVRDMLRDLRQFQGSHGRVGDLSQYVRAQGEGMFDVLASDESATAGEMLTAAAFAEIREVVSRFYKLIFVDTGNNVRAQNWQAAIDATDQLVVTMSARNDSAEPAARMLDHLEQTGRQRLVRQAVTVISMPPSRREIDLRPIEQHFAARTRTVLLAPYERIIDSGEPIRYGQLSSTFRQAWLKIAAAVSDGL, from the coding sequence ATGGCGGTCCCGGTCGTGCCGGTCGCCCCGCCGCCCACGGCAGCGGCCAGCCAGCCACCACCGCACGACGTCGCCCCGACGCCGCAGCCGGGTGACGGCAACGGTCGGGCGGTCGAGCGGGACCCCGGGCTGCCGCACTCACCGACCTCACCGTGGGCACAGCCGCCGCGCCGGCTGACCCCGCCGACGGACACCGGCGACAACGATCAGCGGGGCGGCCTGCCGCCGGCACCGCGACGCTCACCCGAGCAGCCGACGTCAGCGTCGGCGTCGGCAGAGCAGTTCGCGCCGGCGGAGCAGTTCGCGCCGGAGTCCGCTGGTCGGCCGCATCCGTCGTCGCCCCGGCCCGGCCCGACTCACCCCAGTCCGCCGCACCCTGGCCCGAGCCGGCCGGCACCGCCGCCCGGCCAGACGCCCACGCCACCGGGCCCGCCACCGCCACCGGGCCCGCCACCATCCCCGCCGGCCGCCGGCATGGGGCAGCCGGCCGACCCGTGGGCACCCGCCGATGCCGGTCCACCGGCAGCGACCGGTTGGGACGACTGGACACCGGCCGACGGTGGCGGCTGGTCGCCGCCGCAGCCGATGGCGTACCAGCAGGTGGTTCCCGGCGTGACGGAGCTGCCTCGCCAGCCGTACGAGGAGGCTCCCGGCGTACACCGGATTCCGTCCCCACCGACCCCGCCGCAGCAGCCCGTACCACCGCAGCAGCCCGTACCACCGCCACAGCCCGTACCACCGCCACAGCCCGTACCACCGGCCGCCGGCTACCCGCCGGCGGCGGGAACCGGGTACCCGCAGCCGCCAGCGGTCACCTACCCCGTGCCGCCCGCAGTGGCCGGGCCGTACCCACCGGCACCGCCGCACGGCCAGCCCGATCCGCACGCCGGCTGGGTCGGTGACGGCTTCGCGCCGACCGCCGAGGAGTTCGCCCAGCGGCGCGCCGTCAAACCGGCCAACCCGGTCGCCACGATGGGCATGCGGGCCGCGCTCAACCGGACCACGCTCGGGCTGGTGAAGCTGCCGCCCGGTCAGCAGGAGCAGGAGATCCGGCGCGACATCGAAATGGTGCGCCGCAACTTCGGTGGGCTGCGCCAGGTCACCGTGGTCAACCCCAAGGGCGGCGCCGGCAAGACCGTCGCCATCCTGATGCTGGCCATGACCTTCGGGCAGAAACGCGGCGGGTACGTCCTGGCCTGGGACAACAACGAGACGCAGGGCACCCTCGGGATGCGCGCCCAGCAGGACTTCCATTCCCGTACGGTCCGCGACATGCTGCGTGACCTGCGACAGTTCCAGGGCTCACACGGCCGCGTCGGTGACCTGTCCCAGTACGTCCGGGCGCAGGGCGAGGGCATGTTCGACGTCCTCGCCTCCGACGAGTCGGCCACCGCCGGCGAGATGCTCACCGCCGCCGCGTTCGCCGAGATCCGCGAGGTCGTCAGCCGCTTCTACAAGCTGATCTTCGTGGACACCGGCAACAACGTACGGGCGCAGAACTGGCAGGCGGCGATCGACGCCACCGACCAGCTCGTGGTCACGATGTCCGCCCGCAACGACTCCGCCGAACCCGCCGCCCGGATGCTCGACCATCTGGAGCAGACCGGCCGGCAGCGGCTGGTCCGCCAGGCGGTGACGGTGATCTCCATGCCGCCGTCGCGACGGGAGATCGACCTGCGCCCCATCGAGCAGCACTTCGCCGCCCGTACCCGCACCGTCCTGCTGGCACCGTACGAACGGATCATCGACAGCGGCGAACCGATCCGGTACGGGCAGCTCTCGTCGACCTTCCGGCAGGCCTGGCTCAAGATCGCCGCAGCGGTCTCCGACGGGCTGTGA
- a CDS encoding thiopeptide-type bacteriocin biosynthesis protein, translating to MDTAWKQVNIDYPGRSRHERELNAVPHLHRVLPAAETAGLITAWWFIRKGPWRIRYLPATPTDHPDPVHHLLTQNVPWTHDIYEPETHTFGGPAAMDTAHTLFHHDSHHLLTYLHHRPTSRREHSLILTTALMRAAGLDLNEQADVWARAAQHRPDHAHPATRTNPATWEAFTDKIRHLLLGNTRHPSDWQTAFTQAGTTLGDLRATGTLTRGLRAIITEHVIFHWNRIGLPGTTQATLAHAATEAILGSAPPPPTHRQTASRTPHSAPRLATVSSPGTNHGRRGVVQ from the coding sequence ATGGACACCGCCTGGAAACAGGTGAACATCGACTACCCCGGCCGCAGCCGGCACGAACGCGAACTGAACGCCGTACCCCACCTGCACCGCGTGCTCCCCGCCGCCGAAACCGCCGGCCTCATCACCGCATGGTGGTTCATCCGCAAAGGACCCTGGCGCATCCGCTACCTACCCGCCACACCCACCGACCACCCCGACCCCGTACACCACCTCCTCACCCAGAACGTCCCCTGGACCCACGACATCTACGAACCCGAAACCCACACCTTCGGCGGCCCCGCCGCGATGGACACCGCCCACACCCTGTTCCACCACGACAGCCACCACCTCCTCACCTACCTCCACCACCGGCCCACCAGCCGACGCGAACACTCACTCATCCTCACCACCGCACTGATGCGCGCCGCCGGACTCGACCTCAACGAACAAGCCGACGTCTGGGCCCGCGCCGCCCAACACCGCCCCGACCACGCCCACCCAGCCACCCGCACCAACCCCGCCACCTGGGAAGCATTCACCGACAAGATTCGCCACCTGCTACTCGGCAACACCCGCCACCCGAGCGACTGGCAGACAGCCTTCACACAGGCCGGCACCACCCTCGGCGACCTACGCGCCACCGGCACACTCACCCGCGGACTACGCGCGATCATCACCGAACACGTGATCTTCCACTGGAACCGGATCGGACTACCCGGCACCACCCAGGCCACCCTCGCCCACGCCGCAACCGAAGCGATCCTTGGCAGCGCCCCGCCGCCACCGACCCACCGGCAGACGGCGAGCCGAACACCGCATTCCGCCCCGCGATTGGCCACGGTCAGCTCACCAGGCACCAACCACGGCAGACGGGGCGTTGTCCAATGA
- a CDS encoding DUF3151 domain-containing protein: protein MQNLLPEPPATLLPGDEQAEAALAEAAQVDTDEAYAAATGQHPTHSRAWAVLAQRAFAKGEVVTAYAYARTGYHRGLDQLRRNGWKGHGPVPWSHRPNQGFLACLHLLSRAAGEIGESDEAARCAQFLRDCDPAAGDALASS, encoded by the coding sequence ATGCAGAACCTGTTGCCCGAGCCGCCGGCCACCCTGCTTCCCGGCGACGAGCAGGCCGAGGCGGCGCTGGCCGAGGCCGCCCAGGTCGACACCGATGAGGCGTACGCCGCCGCCACCGGCCAGCACCCCACCCACAGCCGGGCCTGGGCGGTGCTGGCGCAGCGGGCGTTCGCCAAGGGTGAGGTCGTCACCGCGTACGCGTACGCCCGTACCGGCTACCACCGGGGGCTCGACCAGCTCCGTCGCAACGGGTGGAAGGGCCACGGGCCGGTGCCCTGGTCGCACCGACCCAACCAGGGTTTCCTCGCCTGCCTGCATCTGCTGTCGCGGGCCGCTGGCGAGATCGGCGAGTCCGACGAGGCGGCGCGCTGCGCGCAGTTCCTGCGTGACTGCGACCCGGCGGCCGGGGACGCGCTGGCCAGCAGCTGA
- a CDS encoding lanthionine synthetase C family protein: protein MSTGQSLADGAAGIALLHLETGDWPAAYAALREATADGVSIADGASLFHGAPALAFVLATADHPRLARARTIAATGTATVTRRRLDTAHRRIDSGRRPDYAEYDLIRGLTGLGVALRRLGDHDLLRHVLDYLVRLTEPVDDLPGWWCHNGPDRHQPPPPGGHANHGLAHGITGPLALLALTHRDGISVNGHTTAITRICDWLDRWQQHTHSATWWPQTLTLDDLHRGTPAQRQPLRPSWCYGTPGIARAQQLAGIALHDNSRRHLADTAFTTCVTDPAQTRQLTDRSLCHGTAGLLSTGRCIAADALTPTPVTPLTRLHQHTTSSTGEPAGLLDGTTGTRLATATTTTTGWDACLLLH, encoded by the coding sequence ATGAGCACGGGGCAGTCCCTCGCCGACGGCGCGGCCGGAATCGCCCTGCTGCACCTGGAAACCGGCGACTGGCCGGCCGCGTACGCGGCCCTACGGGAAGCCACCGCCGACGGCGTCAGCATCGCCGACGGCGCCAGCCTCTTCCACGGCGCACCCGCCCTCGCCTTCGTCCTCGCCACCGCCGACCACCCCCGGCTCGCGCGGGCCCGAACCATCGCCGCGACTGGCACCGCCACCGTCACCCGCCGACGCCTCGACACCGCCCACCGCCGCATCGACTCCGGCCGCCGGCCGGACTACGCCGAGTACGACCTCATCCGTGGCCTGACCGGCCTCGGCGTCGCCCTGCGCCGCCTCGGCGACCACGACCTGCTCCGCCACGTCCTCGACTACCTGGTCCGCCTCACCGAACCCGTCGACGACCTCCCCGGCTGGTGGTGCCACAACGGACCCGACCGCCACCAGCCGCCACCACCCGGCGGCCACGCCAACCACGGCCTCGCCCACGGCATCACCGGACCCCTCGCCCTACTCGCCCTCACCCACCGCGACGGCATCAGCGTCAACGGACACACCACCGCGATCACCCGAATATGCGACTGGCTCGACCGGTGGCAGCAGCACACCCACAGCGCCACCTGGTGGCCACAAACCCTCACCCTCGACGACCTGCACCGAGGCACCCCAGCCCAGCGACAGCCGCTACGGCCCTCCTGGTGCTACGGCACCCCCGGCATCGCCCGAGCCCAGCAACTCGCCGGCATCGCCCTGCACGACAACAGCCGACGGCACCTCGCCGACACCGCGTTCACCACCTGCGTGACAGACCCCGCACAAACCCGCCAACTCACCGACCGCAGCCTCTGCCACGGCACCGCCGGCCTCCTCTCCACCGGCCGGTGCATCGCCGCCGACGCACTCACCCCGACACCCGTCACGCCGCTGACCCGCCTGCACCAACACACCACCAGCTCAACCGGGGAACCCGCCGGACTTCTCGACGGCACCACCGGCACGAGACTCGCCACCGCAACCACCACCACGACCGGGTGGGACGCCTGCCTCCTCCTGCACTGA
- the fxlM gene encoding methyltransferase, FxLD system: MSVDMVTGEGLRAAVVDGLVADHVAKGLAMRPEVEAALRVVPRELYTPGVPLEEAYRGDSAVITKRRGAETVSSVSAPWLIAEMLGQAADAFDGGLQGRHVLEVGSGGYNASLLRELVGPSGSVTTVDIDPDVTERAVACLAAAGYGDVTVVCADAERLIEPGRRFDLIIVTAGAWDVPESWVAQLLEDGVLVVPLRTFGMTRSWALRRVGDRLVSHSQRLCGFVAMQGAGAHEMRYVDIADGVHLRLDEGEQITAESVAGLLSQPREQVWAGVSLPPRTVLADLDLWLAVRLSAEVDQFVVLSAQQEAVDAGVVVPAWRFGTPAALHEGTFFYRSALAWTDGRFDVGACAHGPDAAAAAQRMVAHMRDWVDGGEPSPALQVLPAATPDGDLPAGTVLDKRHSRVVLTFNPA; this comes from the coding sequence ATGAGTGTCGACATGGTGACCGGCGAGGGTCTGCGGGCGGCGGTGGTGGATGGGTTGGTCGCTGATCATGTGGCGAAGGGTCTGGCCATGCGGCCGGAGGTGGAGGCGGCGTTGCGGGTGGTGCCGCGTGAGTTGTACACGCCGGGTGTGCCGTTGGAGGAGGCGTATCGGGGTGACAGTGCGGTCATCACGAAGCGGCGGGGTGCGGAGACCGTGAGTTCGGTGTCGGCGCCGTGGTTGATCGCGGAGATGCTGGGTCAGGCGGCTGACGCCTTCGATGGTGGCTTGCAGGGTCGGCATGTGTTGGAGGTTGGTTCGGGTGGTTACAACGCGTCGTTGCTGCGGGAGTTGGTGGGTCCGTCGGGTTCGGTGACGACGGTGGACATCGATCCGGATGTGACGGAGCGGGCGGTGGCCTGTTTGGCGGCGGCGGGCTACGGCGATGTGACGGTGGTGTGCGCCGACGCTGAGCGGCTGATTGAGCCGGGTCGCCGGTTCGACCTGATCATCGTGACGGCGGGGGCGTGGGATGTCCCGGAGTCGTGGGTCGCGCAGCTCCTCGAGGACGGGGTGTTGGTGGTGCCGTTGCGGACGTTCGGGATGACCCGGTCGTGGGCGTTGCGTCGGGTCGGTGACCGGCTGGTGAGCCACAGTCAGCGGTTGTGTGGGTTCGTGGCGATGCAGGGTGCCGGGGCGCACGAGATGCGATATGTCGACATCGCCGACGGGGTGCATCTGCGGCTGGACGAGGGCGAGCAGATCACGGCGGAGTCGGTCGCCGGGTTGCTGTCGCAGCCGCGTGAGCAGGTGTGGGCCGGGGTGAGTCTGCCGCCCCGTACCGTGCTGGCGGATCTGGATCTGTGGCTGGCGGTGCGTCTGTCCGCTGAGGTGGATCAGTTCGTGGTGCTGTCGGCGCAGCAGGAAGCGGTCGACGCGGGCGTGGTGGTGCCCGCGTGGCGGTTCGGTACGCCGGCCGCGTTGCACGAGGGCACGTTCTTTTACCGGTCGGCGCTGGCCTGGACCGACGGCCGGTTCGATGTGGGTGCGTGCGCGCACGGGCCGGACGCCGCCGCTGCGGCGCAGCGGATGGTGGCGCACATGCGCGACTGGGTGGACGGCGGCGAGCCGTCCCCGGCGTTGCAGGTGCTGCCTGCGGCTACCCCCGACGGTGACCTGCCGGCCGGGACGGTGCTGGACAAGCGGCACAGCCGTGTCGTCCTCACCTTCAACCCCGCATGA
- a CDS encoding lantibiotic dehydratase encodes MVPAAGAALVRAAAYPDGLTVPAWPDLTAEQPEQWRGWLTQVWALPGFPAAVACAAPELAERVGRAVAGEPVSGRRWRRLVETVVRYLLRWTTRATPFGVFAGVAPVDFGAHAGVRWGRAHRVVVRPDGEFVAEVTARAEQDVAVLRGVAVVTNAAGYQRGGVWVVPCAHADGDRRWDVEIGLTGPVRAAIDAAARPIAFTVLAGRVGGSSPAGVGAAERMLAALVRSGVLLSELRPAMTVTDPVAHLARHVAVPDPGGRVAADVRLDVSVTLPAAVLREACRAAATLAAVAPPAPGWVEYHGAFIQRWGPGAAVPVHDVVTVLGFPAGYRGSTRRAPAGFSARDRLLAHLAQRSAVDGRAEVVLDDDLVGRLRGDDDRPPTPHTELRFTLAAATLRDLDQGRFTLTVVSGARHAGVSAGRFLHLLTPGERASFQQVYRSLPTVLPDADAVQLSGPPLDPRLTPLARAPELLPVLPVGDFHPDPPYTVADLAVAGDGRRLWLVSASTGRPVEPLLFNSVLLPDLQQPLTRFLTEISTAWTAPCSRFDWGQSHDLPFLPRVRHGRSVLHPARWIIDRHTLPPGMSSWPLWRNAWQRHRDRHRLPAEILLGGGDDVRLRLNLDDDTHLVVLRRHLDRHPRTVVTEAPGPAGWIGDRPAEILLTLTDTPPATRPTRRARPVRAATAVAHRPGPSSPWLETRLYGRLDDILTDLTRQTAPVLPVGWWFLGYPDPEPHLRLRIPLPDTASFAGIAGRLAEWTHRLEHDRVLHDHSLHTYRPETRHGTGPTLAAAEAVFAADSRTVLRQLTGDRVRGADRQAATAAGMSAIADAFTGDGPRWLTNHVPHRSGPRLDPTQLDLARTPHHDDDRAASLAAYRDLAHTDGLDLDQVLADLLHLHHARMIGVDTASERHCLRLARAVARTHQATS; translated from the coding sequence ATGGTTCCTGCGGCGGGTGCGGCCCTGGTCAGAGCAGCCGCCTATCCGGACGGGCTGACCGTGCCGGCCTGGCCCGACCTGACTGCGGAGCAGCCGGAGCAGTGGCGGGGTTGGCTGACACAGGTGTGGGCGTTGCCGGGGTTTCCGGCGGCTGTCGCCTGCGCCGCGCCGGAGCTCGCCGAACGGGTCGGCCGGGCGGTGGCCGGCGAGCCGGTGTCGGGTCGCCGGTGGCGTCGCCTGGTGGAGACGGTCGTGCGGTATCTGCTGCGGTGGACGACACGGGCGACGCCGTTCGGTGTCTTCGCCGGGGTGGCGCCGGTCGACTTCGGCGCCCACGCGGGCGTGCGGTGGGGCCGGGCGCACCGGGTGGTCGTGCGCCCGGACGGGGAGTTCGTCGCCGAGGTCACCGCCCGCGCGGAGCAGGACGTGGCCGTGCTGCGGGGTGTGGCGGTGGTGACGAACGCGGCCGGGTACCAGCGGGGCGGGGTGTGGGTGGTGCCCTGCGCCCACGCCGACGGTGACCGCAGGTGGGACGTCGAGATCGGGTTGACCGGGCCGGTGCGGGCGGCGATCGACGCCGCCGCCCGCCCGATCGCGTTCACGGTGTTGGCGGGGCGGGTCGGCGGGTCGTCGCCGGCCGGGGTGGGCGCGGCCGAGCGGATGCTGGCCGCGCTGGTGCGGTCGGGGGTGCTGCTGTCGGAGCTGCGGCCGGCGATGACGGTCACCGACCCAGTGGCCCACCTGGCCCGCCACGTCGCGGTCCCCGACCCCGGCGGGCGGGTGGCGGCCGATGTGCGTCTGGACGTGTCGGTGACGCTGCCGGCGGCGGTCCTGCGGGAGGCGTGCCGGGCAGCGGCGACGTTGGCGGCGGTGGCACCGCCCGCGCCCGGGTGGGTGGAGTACCACGGCGCGTTCATCCAGCGGTGGGGTCCGGGCGCGGCCGTGCCGGTGCACGATGTGGTGACCGTGCTGGGTTTCCCCGCCGGATACCGGGGCTCGACCCGCCGGGCGCCGGCGGGGTTCTCGGCCCGTGACCGGCTGCTCGCCCACCTGGCGCAGCGGTCGGCGGTGGACGGCCGGGCGGAGGTCGTCCTCGACGACGACCTGGTCGGCCGGCTTCGGGGAGACGACGACCGGCCGCCGACACCGCACACGGAGCTGCGGTTCACGCTCGCGGCCGCGACCCTACGGGATCTGGATCAGGGCAGGTTCACGTTGACGGTGGTCAGCGGCGCCCGCCACGCCGGGGTGTCCGCCGGCCGGTTCCTGCACCTGCTCACCCCCGGCGAGCGGGCGTCGTTTCAGCAGGTCTACCGGAGTCTGCCGACCGTGCTGCCCGACGCGGACGCAGTGCAGCTGTCCGGTCCGCCGCTGGACCCGCGTCTGACCCCGCTCGCGCGGGCACCGGAGCTGCTGCCCGTCCTGCCCGTCGGGGACTTTCACCCCGACCCGCCGTACACGGTCGCGGACCTCGCCGTTGCCGGCGACGGCCGCCGGCTGTGGCTGGTATCTGCCAGCACCGGCCGGCCGGTCGAGCCGCTGCTGTTCAACAGCGTGCTGCTGCCCGATCTGCAGCAGCCGCTGACACGGTTCCTGACCGAGATCTCGACGGCGTGGACGGCACCCTGCAGCCGGTTCGACTGGGGACAGTCACACGATCTGCCGTTCCTGCCCCGGGTGCGGCACGGACGCAGTGTGCTGCACCCCGCCCGCTGGATCATCGACCGGCACACCCTCCCACCCGGTATGTCCTCCTGGCCGCTGTGGCGTAACGCCTGGCAGCGGCACCGCGACCGACACCGGCTCCCGGCCGAGATCCTGCTCGGCGGCGGCGATGACGTGCGGCTGCGCCTGAACCTCGACGACGACACCCACCTCGTCGTGCTGCGCCGCCACCTCGACCGGCATCCCCGTACGGTCGTCACCGAAGCGCCCGGACCGGCCGGCTGGATCGGCGACCGGCCCGCCGAAATCCTGCTCACCCTCACCGACACCCCACCCGCCACCCGCCCCACCCGGCGCGCCCGGCCGGTCCGAGCGGCGACCGCCGTGGCGCACCGGCCCGGACCGTCGTCGCCGTGGCTGGAAACCCGGCTGTACGGGCGGCTCGACGACATCCTCACCGACCTCACCCGACAGACCGCACCCGTCCTGCCGGTGGGCTGGTGGTTCCTGGGCTACCCCGACCCCGAACCCCACCTGCGGCTACGCATCCCACTACCCGACACCGCGAGCTTCGCCGGCATCGCCGGGCGCCTCGCCGAGTGGACACACCGGCTGGAACACGACCGTGTCCTGCACGACCACAGCCTCCACACCTACCGGCCCGAGACCCGCCACGGCACCGGACCCACACTCGCCGCCGCCGAAGCGGTGTTCGCCGCCGACTCCCGCACCGTACTGCGGCAGTTGACCGGCGACCGCGTCCGCGGTGCGGACCGCCAAGCCGCCACCGCCGCCGGCATGAGCGCCATCGCCGACGCGTTCACCGGCGACGGGCCACGCTGGCTCACCAACCACGTCCCGCACCGCAGCGGTCCGCGACTCGACCCCACCCAACTCGACCTCGCCCGCACCCCACACCACGACGATGACCGCGCGGCATCCCTGGCCGCCTACCGGGACCTCGCCCACACCGACGGCCTCGACCTCGACCAGGTGCTGGCTGACCTGCTGCACCTGCACCACGCCCGCATGATCGGCGTCGACACCGCCTCCGAACGGCACTGCCTGCGGCTGGCCCGCGCCGTCGCCCGCACCCACCAGGCGACCTCATGA